From the Pseudomonas putida genome, one window contains:
- a CDS encoding SDR family oxidoreductase — protein MRDYPTPPFPSQPQSIPGSQSKMEPYPDCGEQSYTGHSRLEGKIALITGADSGIGRAVAIAYAREGAHVAMAFLDEHEDAQETARWVEAAGRQCLLLPGDLAEKQHCYDLVDKTVETFGRIDILVNNAAFQMAHETLDEIDDEEWVMTFDVNITAIFRICQRALPSMPKGSSIINTSSVNSDDPSPSLLAYATTKGAIANFTAGLAQLLAKDGIRVNSVAPGPIWTPLIPATMPDEAVKNFGSGYPMGRPGQPVEVAPIYVLLGSDEASYISGSRYAVTGGKPIL, from the coding sequence ATGCGGGACTACCCTACACCTCCCTTCCCATCCCAGCCCCAATCCATACCGGGTTCACAGAGCAAAATGGAGCCCTATCCAGACTGCGGTGAGCAATCGTATACCGGCCACAGTCGACTGGAAGGAAAAATTGCGCTCATCACCGGTGCTGACAGCGGTATCGGGCGCGCGGTTGCTATCGCCTATGCCCGCGAAGGTGCTCACGTTGCCATGGCCTTTCTGGATGAGCATGAAGACGCCCAGGAAACCGCACGCTGGGTCGAGGCAGCTGGACGACAATGCCTGCTTCTACCCGGCGATCTCGCCGAGAAGCAGCACTGCTATGACCTCGTGGACAAAACCGTCGAAACGTTTGGTCGCATCGACATCCTAGTCAACAACGCTGCGTTTCAAATGGCCCATGAGACCCTGGATGAGATTGATGATGAAGAGTGGGTGATGACCTTCGATGTAAACATCACCGCCATCTTCCGCATTTGCCAGCGCGCACTACCCTCCATGCCGAAAGGCAGTTCAATCATCAACACCAGCTCGGTCAACTCCGACGATCCATCGCCCAGCCTCTTGGCCTATGCAACCACCAAAGGCGCCATTGCCAATTTCACAGCTGGCCTGGCGCAGTTGCTTGCCAAGGACGGGATCCGGGTCAACAGCGTAGCCCCTGGCCCTATATGGACGCCCCTGATCCCGGCGACCATGCCCGATGAGGCCGTGAAGAACTTTGGGTCGGGCTATCCCATGGGTCGTCCGGGACAGCCCGTCGAGGTCGCACCGATCTATGTGCTGTTGGGGTCAGACGAGGCCAGCTATATCAGTGGGTCACGCTATGCAGTCACAGGTGGTAAACCGATCCTGTGA
- a CDS encoding DUF6555 family protein, whose protein sequence is MAGQQLHVIDYTLHGEGRTFIIRLEKMDAALAWHWASCDAGVGIIPRFSQHKIKLVSRPMAERYGITSVKWRLAGDGPEFVPQPIDVGKFSGTAEGA, encoded by the coding sequence ATGGCAGGACAGCAACTGCACGTTATCGATTACACGCTTCATGGCGAGGGCCGAACGTTCATCATTCGGTTGGAGAAAATGGATGCGGCCTTAGCCTGGCATTGGGCCAGTTGCGATGCCGGCGTTGGCATCATCCCAAGATTCAGTCAGCATAAAATCAAGCTGGTCAGTCGACCTATGGCCGAGCGCTACGGCATCACCAGTGTGAAGTGGCGCCTGGCAGGCGATGGCCCCGAGTTCGTACCGCAACCTATTGATGTCGGCAAGTTCTCGGGCACTGCGGAAGGTGCATGA
- a CDS encoding histone-like nucleoid-structuring protein, MvaT/MvaU family, which yields MSRLAEFRKLEQTLAAQLAELEAMKGSSELQAEIEFETKLRDLLNKYGYSLRDIINILDPQANRRAAAPAAAEKAPRRARQVKQYKNPHNGEVIETKGGNHKLLKEWKAEYGSDVVEGWLVQ from the coding sequence ATGTCCCGTCTCGCAGAATTCCGTAAGCTTGAGCAAACATTGGCTGCACAACTGGCCGAACTGGAAGCTATGAAAGGCTCCTCCGAGCTGCAGGCGGAAATTGAATTTGAGACCAAATTACGCGATCTGCTGAATAAATACGGTTACAGCCTGCGTGACATCATCAACATCCTGGATCCTCAAGCGAACCGTCGTGCCGCCGCCCCAGCAGCAGCTGAAAAGGCTCCGCGTCGTGCGCGTCAGGTCAAGCAGTACAAGAACCCGCACAACGGCGAAGTCATCGAGACCAAGGGTGGCAATCACAAGCTGCTCAAGGAATGGAAAGCCGAGTACGGCTCCGATGTGGTGGAAGGTTGGCTTGTCCAGTAA
- a CDS encoding sensor histidine kinase has protein sequence MRLAEFILQNMEPILQAWEDFARTVDTPLPNLDDAGLRNHAETILRTVALDMASPQTAIQQFDKSRGMQPASPVETAAQVHAVSRLDAGFTLDQVVAEYRALRASVLRRWLPPQMAVEPRDIEDMIRFNEVIDQALGESIISYGIAVETTRKLVLGVLGHDLRTPMTAALLGAEMLSRKGQLSQRDRKIADQIAASVTRSKQIVTDLLDLAKANLGSGIPIQKEAVDLSQVCHTLVEELRVSRPEITVVLQGGRQALGQFDAVRMGQVFSNLIANAFHHGDHARPITVTLTQGPKAVEFSVHNWGKPIPPDIVPYLFNPQARYSRLSSEHHEASDGLGLGLFIVGEIVARHGGSIDVESNSSSGTTFRLSLPIV, from the coding sequence ATGAGATTGGCAGAATTCATTCTTCAAAACATGGAACCGATCCTCCAGGCATGGGAGGATTTTGCGCGCACAGTAGATACGCCTTTGCCCAACCTCGACGATGCGGGTCTGCGAAATCACGCCGAGACTATCCTGCGTACCGTGGCTCTGGATATGGCGTCACCCCAGACTGCCATCCAGCAGTTCGATAAGTCTCGTGGCATGCAGCCCGCTAGCCCTGTCGAAACTGCCGCCCAAGTCCATGCCGTAAGCCGGCTTGATGCTGGTTTCACGCTCGATCAGGTTGTTGCTGAGTATCGTGCATTGCGCGCAAGCGTGCTGCGCCGGTGGCTGCCGCCTCAGATGGCCGTAGAGCCCCGCGATATCGAAGATATGATTCGTTTCAACGAGGTCATTGATCAAGCTCTCGGCGAGTCCATCATCTCATACGGTATCGCGGTGGAGACAACCCGGAAATTGGTTCTTGGTGTGCTTGGGCATGATCTACGAACCCCGATGACTGCGGCCCTTCTGGGCGCCGAGATGTTGAGCCGTAAAGGTCAACTGTCCCAGCGCGACCGAAAAATTGCAGACCAGATTGCGGCCAGTGTTACGCGATCCAAGCAAATCGTGACTGATCTGTTGGATCTCGCCAAAGCGAACCTGGGTTCTGGCATCCCCATCCAGAAAGAGGCGGTTGACCTCTCACAGGTGTGCCATACGCTGGTGGAGGAGCTTCGCGTTTCTCGGCCAGAGATCACAGTTGTTTTGCAGGGTGGCCGCCAAGCACTTGGCCAGTTTGACGCTGTCCGGATGGGGCAGGTGTTTTCCAACCTGATCGCCAATGCCTTTCATCACGGCGATCATGCCAGGCCCATCACTGTGACGTTGACTCAGGGCCCTAAGGCGGTTGAGTTCAGCGTACATAACTGGGGCAAGCCCATTCCGCCGGATATAGTTCCCTACCTATTCAACCCCCAGGCCAGGTACTCCAGACTGTCCTCGGAGCATCACGAGGCCTCAGACGGGCTGGGTCTTGGCCTGTTCATCGTGGGCGAGATCGTGGCAAGGCATGGAGGGTCTATCGACGTCGAGTCCAACTCGTCTTCTGGCACTACGTTCCGCCTATCCCTACCAATCGTGTGA
- a CDS encoding type 1 glutamine amidotransferase domain-containing protein: MSANLSGKRVAFLVTDGFEQVELTGPRDALLEIGAVVDILADKEGKVRGWNHDKPADEFAVDATFDNAQFDLYDAIVLPGGVQNSDTIRLIPGAQKLVKSHHSANRPLAVICHGAWLLVSTGIAQGKQMTSYKTLQDDIRNAGGNWVDEEVVVDGNLITSRKPDDIPAFNEQLIKALAG, from the coding sequence ATGAGTGCAAATTTAAGCGGCAAGCGCGTAGCTTTTCTAGTCACCGATGGTTTTGAGCAAGTCGAACTGACCGGGCCTCGTGACGCGTTGCTGGAGATTGGCGCGGTGGTCGACATCTTGGCTGACAAGGAGGGCAAGGTGCGTGGCTGGAATCACGACAAGCCCGCCGACGAATTTGCAGTGGATGCGACGTTCGACAATGCCCAGTTCGATCTTTACGACGCTATCGTGCTGCCTGGCGGCGTCCAAAACTCCGACACCATTCGACTGATACCCGGCGCTCAGAAACTGGTCAAAAGCCACCATTCAGCTAACAGGCCGCTGGCCGTGATCTGCCACGGTGCCTGGCTGCTGGTATCGACAGGCATTGCCCAGGGCAAGCAGATGACCAGCTACAAAACCTTGCAGGACGATATTCGTAATGCCGGGGGTAACTGGGTCGATGAGGAGGTGGTCGTGGATGGCAATCTGATCACCAGTCGCAAGCCTGACGATATACCGGCCTTTAACGAGCAGTTGATCAAAGCCTTGGCTGGCTGA
- a CDS encoding sensor histidine kinase produces the protein MQQLPPDETIRAALQKSHARLHRQHEIVVEYGVTSLKSTDLDALLTQACAAVAKGMQTRFAKVLMPIPESDEFLLSHGVGWDKSDIGRARVGGDVASPAGYAIATYRPVLSNHLGQEFRFRTPELLKKYGIERAINVPIRGILGPFGVLEADSGDGDDFIESDLVFLEGISNVISMAVERLSESTNTPPPNPYSESMLNASPDCVKILTANGEIEFMNDAGMCLMHIGDLAQVRGLSWSQLWPDESRALVQNAVGKVANGESARFEAYCPTAKAEPKWWDVTLAPILGLDGSVDKLIAVSRDITERHRHEAELLSLIEAQNSRQTTTDLHMEEIHHRVKNSLHLVNTLLLLQANLTPDEAVRLQLQTAAERVVTIASVHERLYQTAGTQDVRALDYLAALLSDLGKALADRKIILDADSFILPPERMAPLGLVISELITNALKYGKGTITVSVKGAQDHALITVTDEGDGFPESYPKPSGTGLGMRLIKSYSGYGGSAITVDRHEKNSTIHVRFKL, from the coding sequence ATGCAACAGCTACCCCCTGACGAAACAATTCGTGCTGCATTGCAGAAGTCCCATGCCCGGCTTCATCGGCAGCATGAGATTGTCGTCGAATACGGGGTGACGTCTCTCAAGTCGACTGACCTTGATGCGCTGCTCACCCAAGCCTGTGCTGCTGTGGCCAAGGGGATGCAAACACGTTTTGCCAAGGTGCTGATGCCGATCCCCGAGAGCGATGAGTTTCTTCTGTCCCATGGCGTCGGTTGGGATAAGTCGGATATAGGTCGGGCCAGGGTGGGAGGTGATGTGGCCAGTCCTGCCGGCTACGCGATTGCCACCTACAGACCGGTCTTGTCTAACCATCTGGGCCAGGAATTCCGTTTTCGCACACCTGAGCTGCTCAAGAAATACGGTATCGAGCGTGCGATCAATGTCCCGATCAGAGGCATTCTGGGGCCTTTTGGGGTCTTGGAGGCGGACAGCGGTGATGGCGATGACTTCATCGAGAGCGATCTGGTATTCCTTGAGGGCATCTCCAACGTTATTTCCATGGCAGTGGAGCGCTTGAGTGAATCGACCAACACGCCCCCTCCCAATCCGTATTCGGAAAGCATGCTCAACGCGAGCCCGGACTGCGTCAAGATCCTTACCGCGAATGGCGAGATCGAGTTCATGAATGATGCCGGCATGTGCCTGATGCACATCGGTGATCTCGCACAGGTGCGCGGCTTGTCTTGGTCGCAGCTATGGCCGGATGAATCCAGGGCACTTGTTCAAAATGCTGTGGGTAAAGTCGCAAACGGGGAGTCTGCACGTTTCGAGGCCTATTGCCCTACGGCCAAGGCCGAGCCGAAATGGTGGGATGTCACCTTGGCCCCCATCCTGGGCCTGGATGGCAGCGTGGACAAGCTGATCGCGGTTTCCCGAGACATCACTGAGCGTCATCGGCACGAAGCTGAGTTGTTATCGCTGATCGAGGCTCAAAACAGTCGCCAGACCACCACTGATCTGCACATGGAAGAAATCCATCATAGGGTCAAAAACAGCCTGCACCTGGTCAATACCTTGCTCCTCCTGCAGGCCAACCTCACGCCGGACGAGGCAGTCAGGCTGCAGTTGCAGACAGCCGCTGAGCGAGTAGTCACCATCGCCAGTGTCCATGAGCGGCTGTATCAAACTGCGGGCACCCAAGATGTACGTGCCTTGGATTACCTGGCGGCCTTGCTCAGTGACTTAGGCAAGGCGTTGGCTGATCGGAAAATCATCCTTGATGCTGACAGCTTCATCCTGCCGCCAGAGAGGATGGCGCCGCTTGGCCTGGTCATTTCTGAACTGATTACCAACGCCCTGAAGTATGGAAAGGGGACAATCACCGTCAGCGTGAAGGGGGCTCAGGATCACGCCCTGATAACGGTGACGGATGAGGGCGATGGCTTTCCTGAGTCCTACCCGAAGCCCAGCGGTACAGGTTTGGGGATGCGCCTGATCAAGAGCTATTCGGGGTATGGCGGTAGTGCAATCACCGTAGATCGCCATGAGAAAAACAGCACTATCCACGTGCGGTTCAAGCTGTAA
- a CDS encoding cation:proton antiporter: MTFIVWLAMLGVVLLLLALSSSYFRWMPVTSSVVCLALGIGLGASGLGFLHLDVATSSSWMEHLTEVAVLFSLFFSGLKLRLPLHNPRWWSAFYLAGPVMLICIGGITLVLHYGLHFGWGVSLLIGAILAPTDPVLATLVQVVDAQDEDPVRFSLSGEAGLNDGMAFPFVILGLLWQQNHGQDWFSDWLLQDMLWAVSAGLLLGYWMGRGLGKLTLFLRLRNDDSTVSPNDYLALALIALTYVIAESIQAYGFLAVFAAGLGLRQAEVQTSSSPSDPAAEHLVQPVVGHQHLAPEMAVKGDVEGMEDSQVAAGIMLGDMLAFGSLIERAMEVFLVTMLGVVLIEHWDGRALLVAGVLILIIRPLSILMFPVRGLLNVRQRGLLGWFGIRGIGSFYYLFYALNHGLLPASATVITNIVLSVVALSIVLHGLSVQPLLAHYEAWKARS; encoded by the coding sequence ATGACTTTCATTGTCTGGTTGGCCATGTTGGGCGTGGTGTTGCTGCTGCTCGCGCTCTCATCGTCCTATTTTCGCTGGATGCCTGTGACCTCCTCCGTAGTGTGCCTTGCTTTGGGCATTGGCCTGGGGGCATCCGGGCTGGGCTTTCTACATCTCGACGTTGCAACATCGAGTAGCTGGATGGAACACCTGACCGAGGTCGCCGTCCTGTTTTCGCTGTTCTTCAGTGGCTTGAAATTGCGCCTCCCACTGCACAACCCCAGATGGTGGAGCGCTTTCTACCTGGCTGGCCCAGTGATGCTGATCTGCATCGGAGGGATCACGCTGGTACTGCATTATGGGTTGCACTTTGGGTGGGGCGTTTCGCTACTGATCGGGGCAATCCTAGCCCCCACAGATCCAGTCCTTGCGACACTTGTGCAGGTGGTTGACGCACAGGACGAAGATCCTGTCCGTTTTAGCTTATCGGGTGAGGCAGGGCTCAACGACGGAATGGCCTTTCCCTTCGTCATCCTCGGCTTGCTCTGGCAGCAGAATCATGGCCAGGATTGGTTCAGTGATTGGTTACTTCAGGACATGCTCTGGGCCGTGAGCGCCGGTCTGCTACTTGGCTACTGGATGGGACGCGGCCTGGGTAAACTCACGCTATTTCTGCGGCTACGCAATGATGACAGTACCGTCTCACCCAACGACTACTTAGCCCTTGCCTTGATCGCGTTGACGTATGTTATTGCCGAGTCCATTCAGGCGTATGGCTTCCTTGCAGTGTTTGCCGCTGGCCTGGGTTTGCGTCAGGCCGAAGTGCAGACATCGAGCAGTCCGAGTGATCCGGCAGCTGAGCATCTGGTGCAGCCTGTAGTGGGCCACCAGCACTTAGCGCCGGAGATGGCCGTCAAAGGTGACGTCGAAGGCATGGAGGATTCTCAGGTGGCGGCGGGGATCATGCTTGGAGACATGCTGGCATTTGGCAGCTTGATTGAGCGGGCAATGGAAGTGTTTCTCGTGACCATGCTCGGTGTGGTGCTGATAGAGCACTGGGACGGACGGGCACTGCTGGTCGCCGGCGTGCTGATCTTGATCATCCGGCCTTTGAGCATTCTCATGTTTCCCGTTCGAGGGCTGCTGAATGTCCGGCAGCGAGGGCTCCTAGGATGGTTTGGTATCCGAGGAATCGGCAGTTTTTACTACCTCTTTTACGCCCTCAACCATGGGCTGCTTCCTGCTTCGGCGACAGTGATCACCAATATCGTCTTGTCGGTGGTGGCGTTGAGCATTGTGCTGCATGGATTGAGCGTTCAGCCGCTGCTCGCCCACTACGAAGCATGGAAGGCGCGCTCCTAG
- a CDS encoding CinA family protein: MATDPVLAALGYLKDNELILTTAESCTAGCMVAMLAAVPGTGEVLESGYVVYSPGAKKRLLGVSAETIERYGLTSEAVAWEMALGALRDSDATVVIATTGVAGPSPESSIPPGTMCFAWAFAGEPVAVFTRTQRFFGERSEVMRQGALFGLTRISHYHQRWHRGERA; the protein is encoded by the coding sequence ATGGCAACCGACCCCGTGCTGGCCGCGCTCGGCTACCTCAAAGACAACGAGTTGATCTTGACCACCGCAGAGTCATGCACGGCAGGCTGCATGGTGGCGATGTTGGCAGCTGTACCCGGCACCGGGGAAGTGCTGGAAAGCGGCTACGTCGTCTACTCCCCCGGCGCCAAAAAACGCTTGTTGGGCGTCAGTGCTGAGACTATCGAACGCTACGGCCTGACGAGCGAGGCAGTAGCTTGGGAAATGGCGTTGGGCGCCTTGAGGGACAGCGACGCTACTGTGGTCATCGCCACCACCGGCGTAGCAGGGCCGTCACCGGAATCAAGCATACCGCCAGGCACTATGTGCTTTGCCTGGGCGTTTGCCGGGGAACCGGTAGCCGTTTTCACCCGCACCCAACGCTTCTTCGGCGAGCGCTCAGAGGTCATGCGGCAAGGCGCACTTTTCGGACTTACCCGAATTTCCCACTATCACCAGCGCTGGCATCGAGGCGAGCGTGCCTAA
- a CDS encoding bestrophin family protein — MEASLAKKWKCLARTITYVGWALFWLLLWDVAVTLDAMLVAGYGFELPLMPLTLLCSALVVLISFRNSSAYNRWWEARTLWGSMVNSSRSYGRQVLTLIDDDQHANPVKARLIQRHLAYLQALRMHLQGKRDISSLTPLLSNHDLQLLTTASNLPNDILSCSAEIIAKEFQEGRLDSIRLARLESTLVDISNWQGGMERIANTPLPYPYTYFPRIFSTLFCMIMPLSLVPSLGWFTPVVSTVVGCMLLAMERIGTDLQAPFGHSQHSIRTDELCRNIEKNLQSMFNSPERGALSLTPCLAIERHSYTS; from the coding sequence ATGGAAGCTTCACTGGCGAAGAAATGGAAATGCCTGGCTCGGACAATCACGTATGTCGGATGGGCGCTGTTCTGGCTATTGCTGTGGGACGTCGCCGTCACGCTGGATGCGATGCTCGTGGCGGGCTACGGGTTTGAGCTGCCGTTGATGCCCCTGACACTACTGTGTTCAGCGCTGGTGGTGCTGATCAGTTTTCGTAACTCCAGCGCTTACAACCGCTGGTGGGAAGCACGTACTTTGTGGGGTTCGATGGTCAACAGCTCGAGAAGCTATGGCCGCCAGGTGCTAACGCTGATCGACGATGACCAGCACGCCAATCCGGTGAAGGCTCGACTCATTCAGCGTCACTTGGCATACCTCCAGGCCTTGCGAATGCATCTGCAAGGGAAACGGGACATCTCTTCATTAACTCCGCTGCTGTCAAACCACGACCTGCAGCTGCTGACCACAGCAAGCAATTTGCCAAACGACATCCTCAGCTGCTCCGCAGAGATCATCGCCAAAGAGTTTCAGGAAGGCCGCCTCGACAGCATTCGTCTTGCACGCCTCGAGTCCACATTGGTCGATATTTCAAACTGGCAAGGCGGAATGGAACGGATTGCCAATACACCGCTTCCCTACCCATACACCTACTTCCCCAGGATTTTCAGCACCCTCTTTTGCATGATCATGCCGCTCAGCCTGGTGCCCTCTTTAGGCTGGTTCACACCGGTCGTCTCCACGGTGGTAGGTTGCATGCTGCTGGCCATGGAGCGGATCGGCACAGACCTGCAAGCACCATTCGGGCATAGCCAGCACAGCATTCGTACCGATGAGCTCTGCCGAAACATCGAGAAGAATCTTCAGTCGATGTTCAACTCACCGGAGCGTGGTGCCTTGTCACTGACGCCATGCCTTGCAATCGAACGCCATTCCTATACTTCATAA
- a CDS encoding response regulator codes for MKLAVEGLSLLGKTVVVVEDDETLRSLLVDILIELGAECDSFSNSEDALIHLMALKGECSLVVVDHGVPGNIKGMEFISMAHERWPGLPAILTSGYQLDASEVTPPVSFLFKPWSIDELADAIGQAFLGATVPSATVVSLDQKLF; via the coding sequence ATGAAACTCGCTGTCGAGGGTTTATCTCTGTTAGGGAAGACAGTCGTTGTCGTCGAAGATGATGAAACGCTTCGAAGCCTGCTGGTGGACATCCTGATTGAACTGGGTGCCGAGTGCGACTCGTTCAGTAATTCTGAAGACGCTCTGATCCATTTGATGGCCCTCAAAGGTGAATGCTCACTGGTCGTTGTCGATCACGGTGTTCCTGGGAACATTAAAGGCATGGAGTTCATCTCTATGGCCCATGAACGTTGGCCTGGGCTACCCGCCATCCTGACGTCGGGGTATCAGCTCGATGCTTCTGAAGTCACCCCGCCCGTTTCTTTCCTGTTCAAGCCATGGTCGATTGACGAGCTGGCTGACGCCATTGGTCAGGCTTTCCTCGGTGCAACGGTTCCGTCAGCTACCGTAGTGTCCCTCGACCAAAAACTCTTCTAG
- a CDS encoding response regulator, with the protein MHSNILVVEDDSTLRELTADGLASLPDVVVTSCANADEAFYLLNKGFKASLVFTDIHMPGALDGLDLAREIWRRWPHLPVVLTSGDAVIAIDTLPANAGFMAKPWTLTDLMTTIGKYLHS; encoded by the coding sequence ATGCACAGCAACATTTTGGTAGTCGAAGATGACAGCACACTGCGGGAGCTCACGGCGGATGGCCTCGCCTCGCTTCCCGATGTCGTCGTCACCTCGTGTGCAAACGCTGATGAGGCATTTTATCTACTGAACAAGGGGTTCAAGGCTTCACTGGTGTTCACGGATATTCACATGCCTGGAGCGCTGGACGGCCTCGACTTGGCCAGGGAGATCTGGAGGCGATGGCCACATCTACCTGTGGTACTGACGTCTGGAGACGCGGTGATCGCCATTGACACCCTACCCGCCAACGCCGGCTTCATGGCTAAGCCTTGGACGCTTACAGATCTGATGACGACAATCGGGAAATACCTGCACTCATAG
- a CDS encoding NUDIX domain-containing protein encodes MTEFRELHATIICLQAGKILLVRKAAPEWSLPGGKMDHGETQVEAARRELREETTLELVAAQFLGHHVLVSEEHWLYRMTVTASKTPSPSHEIVECHWFNIQELKLAPVKPITIELLKREGFLAPSSH; translated from the coding sequence ATGACGGAATTCAGAGAGCTGCATGCCACGATAATTTGCCTGCAAGCGGGTAAAATTCTGCTCGTGCGTAAAGCTGCGCCCGAATGGTCTCTGCCAGGCGGAAAAATGGATCATGGGGAAACCCAAGTCGAAGCGGCCAGGCGTGAATTGCGGGAAGAAACCACCCTGGAATTGGTTGCCGCCCAGTTCTTGGGGCATCACGTACTCGTTAGCGAGGAGCACTGGCTTTATCGGATGACCGTGACTGCATCGAAAACGCCCTCTCCTTCCCACGAGATTGTGGAGTGCCACTGGTTCAACATTCAGGAGCTAAAGCTGGCACCAGTGAAGCCAATTACTATTGAGCTGCTCAAGCGCGAAGGATTTCTGGCACCTTCATCACATTGA
- a CDS encoding DUF421 domain-containing protein, whose protein sequence is MVAFDLQRMLIDEFPLAFLLEVALRVLAAFLAVFFFLKFSGRRGIKQLSRFELVVILTLGSAAGDVTFYEDVPLLPVALVFLTLLLLYRGTIYLMRRSKTCEAWIDGLPITVVKDGVYEIHSLRNLNISSNELYMELRQHGVEHLGQVRLGLLETDGDLSVYFYAPEDTRPGLSVLPEEHRLEYSSPPSAGIYCCVDCGFPTYLEAQHPQPCNRCHHKVWSPALETLRNR, encoded by the coding sequence ATGGTTGCCTTTGATCTGCAACGGATGCTGATAGACGAGTTTCCATTGGCATTTCTCCTGGAAGTCGCCCTCCGTGTTCTGGCAGCCTTCCTCGCCGTGTTCTTCTTTCTAAAATTCAGTGGCCGTCGCGGAATCAAGCAGCTTTCCCGATTCGAGCTGGTTGTGATCCTGACGTTGGGTTCAGCAGCAGGAGACGTGACCTTTTACGAAGACGTGCCGCTTCTGCCAGTGGCGCTCGTTTTCCTCACACTCCTGTTGCTCTATCGCGGCACTATCTACCTCATGAGGCGGAGCAAAACCTGTGAAGCCTGGATCGATGGCCTGCCGATAACGGTGGTTAAAGATGGGGTGTACGAGATCCATTCGCTGCGAAACCTGAACATCTCGTCCAATGAACTGTACATGGAGTTACGGCAACACGGTGTAGAGCATTTAGGCCAGGTGCGCCTGGGGCTTCTAGAAACTGATGGCGATCTGAGCGTCTATTTCTATGCACCTGAAGATACTCGCCCGGGACTATCAGTTCTTCCCGAAGAGCATCGGCTGGAATACTCATCCCCTCCCAGCGCAGGCATTTACTGCTGCGTAGACTGCGGCTTTCCCACCTACCTTGAAGCTCAGCATCCACAGCCGTGCAACCGCTGCCATCATAAGGTCTGGAGTCCAGCGCTTGAAACTCTGCGCAACCGCTGA
- a CDS encoding hemerythrin domain-containing protein, with amino-acid sequence MNAIDLLIQDHKLVKKLLEELSTTTERAVKKRAELLHKIEQELEIHTRLEEEILYPAIKQAGGKEEAKMYYEAKEEHRTVDSLVLPDLLHTETGTVEFAGRVKVMKELLEHHIEEEEGELFPTAKKLLSKDILDELGHTMEMQKKMLKGEQRAA; translated from the coding sequence ATGAACGCCATCGACCTACTGATTCAAGACCACAAGCTGGTGAAGAAGCTGCTCGAAGAACTGTCGACCACCACTGAGCGGGCGGTGAAGAAGCGGGCTGAATTACTGCACAAGATCGAGCAGGAGCTAGAGATCCACACGAGGCTTGAGGAGGAAATTCTCTATCCGGCGATCAAGCAAGCCGGTGGCAAGGAGGAGGCGAAAATGTATTACGAGGCCAAGGAGGAGCACAGAACTGTCGACTCCCTCGTTCTCCCCGACCTCCTCCACACCGAAACTGGCACCGTCGAATTCGCCGGGCGGGTCAAAGTCATGAAAGAGCTGCTGGAGCACCACATCGAGGAAGAAGAAGGTGAACTCTTCCCCACGGCCAAGAAGCTACTTAGCAAGGACATCCTGGACGAACTCGGACACACCATGGAAATGCAGAAGAAGATGCTGAAGGGAGAGCAGCGCGCCGCCTGA